A genomic stretch from Spiroplasma endosymbiont of Clivina fossor includes:
- the rsmH gene encoding 16S rRNA (cytosine(1402)-N(4))-methyltransferase RsmH, which translates to MLKHKPVLLSETLDLLNIKSEGIYVDCTLGRAGHSEKILEKLTTGKLYCLEQDKQAIIDAKVILNKFHNYEIIATNFRHLKKELQLRNILQVDGIIYDLGVSSPQLDEAGRGFSYHQDGPLDMRMDQKQPLSAEVIVNNWSFEDIANILWNYGEEKFARTIARAIVKYRENSKIITTLQLVDIVKSTLPMKILKKAKHPARKTFQALRIAVNDELDSLRVSLKQSLQLLKSKGVLVVISFHSLEDRIVKTLFKEQVVPKFDPLLSKLPMSIKRDPSFELLTKKTVSPCEQEIQENSRARSAKLRAIRKF; encoded by the coding sequence ATGTTAAAACATAAACCAGTTTTATTGTCAGAAACCCTAGACTTATTAAATATTAAATCTGAGGGTATTTATGTGGATTGTACTTTAGGAAGGGCAGGACATAGTGAGAAAATTTTAGAAAAGTTAACAACTGGAAAATTATATTGTTTAGAACAAGATAAACAAGCAATTATTGATGCTAAAGTAATATTAAATAAATTTCATAATTATGAAATTATTGCCACTAATTTTCGTCATTTAAAGAAAGAATTACAATTAAGAAATATTTTACAAGTTGATGGTATTATTTATGATTTAGGAGTATCATCACCACAATTAGATGAAGCAGGGCGAGGATTTAGTTATCATCAAGATGGTCCCTTAGATATGCGAATGGATCAAAAACAACCGCTATCGGCAGAAGTTATTGTTAATAATTGAAGTTTTGAAGATATTGCTAATATTTTATGAAATTATGGTGAAGAAAAGTTTGCAAGAACAATCGCACGAGCTATTGTAAAATATCGTGAAAATAGTAAAATTATAACAACATTACAACTTGTTGATATTGTTAAGAGTACCTTACCAATGAAAATTTTAAAAAAGGCTAAACATCCAGCCAGAAAGACATTTCAAGCATTAAGAATTGCCGTCAATGATGAATTAGATAGTTTGCGAGTTTCGTTAAAGCAATCTTTGCAACTATTAAAATCAAAAGGGGTGCTTGTGGTTATTAGTTTTCATTCTTTGGAAGATCGGATTGTTAAAACATTATTTAAAGAACAGGTAGTTCCTAAATTTGATCCATTATTATCTAAATTACCAATGTCAATCAAAAGGGACCCTAGTTTTGAATTATTAACTAAAAAAACTGTTTCTCCTTGTGAGCAAGAAATTCAAGAAAATTCTCGTGCTCGTAGTGCTAAATTAAGAGCAATCAGAAAATTTTAA
- the mraZ gene encoding division/cell wall cluster transcriptional repressor MraZ: MLLGQFKHSLDDKGRIIVPTRFRSKLGEQVVISKGFDGCLVLRAYDVFIKWQEQILLSSEGIKDSRILQRQIFANSLELNIDKVGRINLPSNLLILANIKKEVMIIGLANKIEIWDIKAWENYLVNAENNLEQSAQNLIMNIEEKN; the protein is encoded by the coding sequence ATGCTGTTAGGACAATTTAAACATAGTCTTGATGATAAAGGCAGAATTATAGTTCCGACACGCTTTCGTAGTAAACTAGGTGAGCAAGTAGTCATTTCTAAAGGATTTGATGGTTGTTTAGTATTAAGAGCGTATGATGTGTTTATTAAATGACAAGAGCAAATTTTATTAAGTTCAGAAGGTATAAAGGATAGTCGTATCTTACAACGACAAATTTTTGCTAATTCTTTAGAACTTAATATTGATAAAGTTGGAAGAATTAATCTTCCGTCAAATTTATTAATATTGGCTAATATTAAGAAGGAAGTTATGATTATTGGACTTGCTAATAAAATAGAAATTTGAGACATTAAGGCGTGAGAAAATTATTTAGTAAATGCTGAAAATAATTTAGAACAATCTGCTCAAAATTTAATAATGAATATTGAGGAGAAAAATTAA
- the rpmF gene encoding 50S ribosomal protein L32, translated as MAVPFRRTSKTRKAKRRTHFKLWHPTLVNCTNCGANIKPHRICKECGYYKGKEAVKIVE; from the coding sequence ATGGCAGTTCCGTTTCGACGTACATCAAAAACAAGAAAGGCGAAAAGAAGAACACATTTTAAATTATGACATCCAACATTAGTTAATTGTACTAATTGTGGTGCAAATATTAAGCCTCATCGTATTTGTAAAGAATGTGGTTATTACAAAGGCAAAGAAGCAGTTAAAATTGTTGAGTAA
- a CDS encoding MATE family efflux transporter: MKTIINDNFKNDDELQLTKREIVIRNYNPWKAIFFMCLPTVIIMIIMSTYNLIDKFLALQFADSYVISTFLENNPLIEQNNLQMLARNIINVATQYSSSTIGLLTAFSLFIAIGTSTRFGIAYGERNNPLISRTIGNGISLMMLVAIVLTPILVFTNEPLIALQSKNLQMTNPAVYKITLQLAVGYTKWFIFFLFFVLLSNFLINLLRSEGQGFWATIIIFTSVIVNVVLDIVLMVYGKLGLKGAAIATVISWFWNIIFALLVIYLDPKSKLKIYWEDLKIEKTILYNIIAIGMTPLFINISVAVTSALSNFFVSMLSSELPRPGFTVPWVVQLFAGIAPWIALTDSPLIGVSQGGRALLSYSYGAKDYQRIWDILKRIILVQFLILIITELIIGIFGNEMLSLFISNVDMTYRWYFLLSCLVYPTVVVPYIGIIFYQSISRPKMSLFFSALRSIIVFIPCIVIGYFVALTTKNAHYYFLFLGLVAPISALISIPILIMTWKKYRSYLKLDSAKKVRKSCAISTKLFKK; the protein is encoded by the coding sequence ATGAAAACAATAATTAATGATAATTTTAAAAATGATGATGAATTACAATTGACAAAAAGAGAAATAGTAATTCGCAATTATAATCCTTGAAAAGCAATATTTTTTATGTGTTTGCCAACGGTTATAATTATGATTATTATGTCAACATATAATTTGATTGATAAGTTTTTAGCATTACAATTTGCTGATAGTTATGTTATTAGTACATTTTTAGAAAATAATCCTTTAATTGAACAAAATAATTTACAAATGTTAGCTCGAAATATTATTAATGTTGCAACTCAATATTCTTCTTCAACAATTGGTTTATTGACAGCTTTTAGTTTATTTATTGCTATTGGGACATCAACAAGGTTTGGTATTGCTTATGGGGAAAGAAATAATCCATTAATATCACGAACTATTGGTAATGGAATTTCTTTAATGATGCTTGTTGCTATTGTTTTAACGCCAATTTTAGTATTTACTAATGAACCTCTAATTGCTTTGCAATCAAAAAATTTGCAAATGACAAATCCCGCAGTATATAAAATTACTTTGCAGTTGGCAGTTGGTTATACGAAGTGGTTTATTTTCTTTTTATTTTTTGTATTATTAAGTAATTTTTTAATTAATTTATTAAGATCTGAAGGTCAAGGTTTTTGAGCAACAATTATTATTTTTACTTCAGTAATTGTTAATGTTGTTTTAGATATTGTATTAATGGTTTATGGTAAATTAGGATTAAAAGGGGCAGCGATTGCGACAGTTATTTCGTGATTTTGAAATATTATTTTTGCATTATTAGTTATCTATTTAGATCCGAAATCAAAGTTAAAAATTTATTGAGAAGATTTGAAAATTGAAAAAACAATTTTATATAATATTATTGCTATTGGAATGACACCATTATTTATTAATATTTCAGTTGCTGTGACATCCGCACTATCTAATTTTTTTGTTTCTATGTTAAGTAGTGAATTACCTCGGCCGGGTTTTACTGTTCCATGAGTTGTGCAGTTATTTGCTGGGATTGCACCATGAATTGCGTTAACTGATTCTCCTTTAATTGGTGTTAGTCAAGGAGGAAGGGCATTATTATCTTATTCTTATGGTGCTAAAGATTATCAAAGGATTTGAGATATTCTTAAAAGGATAATTTTAGTACAATTCTTAATATTAATAATTACCGAATTAATTATTGGTATTTTTGGTAATGAAATGTTAAGTCTATTTATTTCTAATGTTGATATGACTTATCGTTGATATTTCTTGTTAAGTTGTTTAGTTTATCCAACAGTTGTTGTGCCATATATTGGGATTATTTTTTATCAATCAATTAGTCGCCCTAAGATGTCATTATTTTTTTCGGCGCTTCGTTCAATAATTGTTTTTATACCTTGTATTGTTATTGGTTATTTCGTTGCTTTGACAACTAAAAATGCTCATTATTATTTTTTATTTTTAGGTTTGGTAGCACCAATTTCAGCTTTGATATCAATCCCAATATTAATTATGACTTGAAAAAAATATCGTTCTTATTTAAAATTAGATAGTGCAAAAAAAGTGAGGAAGAGTTGTGCAATATCCACAAAGTTATTTAAAAAATAA
- the pheT gene encoding phenylalanine--tRNA ligase subunit beta has translation MIFTRKFLNEYVDLKNISNEDIEQALNDSGFEVERVFSFDTLNTNIVIGKVLSKVKLANFDKLSYCMVDINEELLIPVVCGANNVEENRFVIFAKIGAHLANGMIIEERMIANKPSLGMICSLQELGIPKEVLANQDAVGVYLFPEDVNYQLGNTNPLSYIFENDTAFVIDLTYNRSDCLSAYELAREIAAFFKLPLKSLITDDFSRLGNLVNDKLSLDIKIDNNLVKAMKNVTVLIDSSAVTPKWLFSRLCYANIRPNNLIQDLLNYVSWETGQPLVGYDFSKINSEISIQKAMAETKVNEQEIFLQDFVIASDDIIEVLGVMTNKKYEIINVTKQFVVLALHLNEKQMYEQQKRYLSLLNGNNLLRWSKPSNGHNLEIAIQRFLELLTSIVTIKQVSPIINNKALAIENVTIKTTLKIQKSILGINDLTKKDIIEFLKPLGFLISESGVNDDLIITVPKYRLDIMNEADISEEIARRYGYNNIPNIMPLFMPLTKEKNWSKYILETIISYLLNQNIFETKTYNLESSINLNRFNFFNVTKPVKVLQPMSLNHQYLRTNLVNSLLTIAQYNNFRKINDIKIYSYEDIYDDLKFHHQQLSILLQGKWMDIPYLPQAITVDFINTKGLLQGILRKLNFNDQDIQYVPSTYDNLHPHLQANVVVKNQQIAIIGKVHPKIQQELDFKDDNFIISLNMTLINELFKGDIKYQTIIKNMFSWFDLSLLVNKNTNYDSIIKPLLNISNKLVDLQLINEYENVDKLGQDKKSWTLRLFFNDARKQLTDEDLKEQYDLFLKAMKDLKVMVR, from the coding sequence ATGATTTTTACCCGTAAATTTTTAAATGAATATGTTGATTTAAAAAATATTAGTAATGAAGACATTGAACAAGCATTAAATGATAGTGGTTTTGAAGTTGAAAGAGTTTTTAGTTTTGATACTTTAAATACTAATATTGTTATTGGGAAAGTATTATCAAAAGTTAAACTTGCTAATTTTGATAAGTTATCGTATTGTATGGTTGATATTAATGAAGAGTTACTGATTCCTGTTGTTTGTGGTGCTAATAATGTAGAAGAAAATCGTTTTGTTATTTTTGCTAAAATTGGTGCTCATTTAGCCAATGGCATGATTATTGAAGAAAGAATGATTGCTAATAAGCCTTCATTAGGAATGATTTGTTCGTTACAAGAATTAGGAATCCCTAAGGAAGTTTTAGCTAATCAAGATGCTGTTGGGGTTTATTTATTTCCTGAGGATGTTAATTATCAACTAGGTAATACTAATCCTTTAAGTTATATTTTTGAAAATGATACTGCTTTTGTTATTGATTTGACCTATAATCGTAGTGATTGTTTAAGTGCTTATGAATTAGCGCGCGAGATAGCAGCATTCTTTAAATTGCCTTTAAAATCATTAATAACTGATGATTTTTCTCGTTTAGGAAATTTAGTTAATGATAAGTTATCATTAGATATTAAAATTGATAATAATCTTGTTAAAGCGATGAAAAATGTTACGGTGTTAATTGATAGTAGTGCCGTTACGCCAAAGTGATTATTTTCAAGACTTTGTTATGCTAATATTCGTCCAAATAATTTAATTCAAGATTTATTAAATTATGTTTCTTGAGAAACTGGACAACCATTAGTAGGGTATGATTTTTCAAAAATTAATAGTGAAATATCAATTCAAAAAGCGATGGCAGAAACGAAAGTTAATGAACAAGAGATATTTTTACAAGATTTTGTCATTGCTAGTGATGATATTATTGAAGTGTTAGGTGTTATGACTAACAAGAAATATGAAATTATTAATGTGACTAAACAATTTGTGGTTTTAGCATTACATTTAAATGAGAAGCAGATGTATGAGCAACAAAAAAGATATTTATCATTACTTAATGGTAATAATTTATTACGGTGATCCAAACCATCAAATGGGCATAATTTAGAAATTGCTATCCAAAGGTTTTTAGAGTTATTAACATCAATTGTAACTATTAAACAAGTATCACCAATAATTAATAATAAAGCGTTAGCGATAGAAAATGTAACGATAAAAACAACATTAAAAATCCAGAAAAGTATTTTAGGCATTAATGATTTAACAAAAAAAGATATTATTGAATTTTTAAAACCGTTAGGGTTTTTAATTTCGGAATCTGGCGTTAATGATGATTTAATAATTACTGTCCCTAAGTATCGCCTTGATATTATGAATGAGGCTGATATTAGTGAGGAAATTGCTCGCAGATATGGTTATAACAATATTCCTAATATAATGCCATTATTTATGCCATTAACTAAAGAAAAAAATTGAAGTAAATATATTTTAGAAACAATTATTAGTTATTTATTAAATCAAAATATTTTTGAAACAAAAACTTATAATTTAGAATCAAGTATTAATTTAAATCGTTTTAATTTTTTTAATGTTACAAAACCTGTTAAGGTATTACAACCAATGTCGTTAAATCATCAGTATTTAAGAACTAATTTAGTAAATTCGTTATTAACAATAGCACAATATAATAATTTTCGAAAAATTAATGATATTAAAATTTATAGTTATGAAGATATTTATGATGATTTAAAATTTCATCATCAACAATTATCAATTTTATTGCAAGGTAAATGAATGGATATTCCTTATTTGCCACAAGCAATTACTGTTGATTTCATTAATACTAAGGGATTATTGCAAGGAATATTGCGGAAATTAAACTTTAATGATCAAGATATTCAGTATGTTCCTTCAACATACGATAATTTGCATCCGCATTTACAAGCTAATGTTGTAGTAAAAAATCAGCAAATTGCAATAATTGGTAAAGTGCATCCAAAAATTCAACAAGAATTGGATTTTAAAGATGATAATTTTATTATTTCATTAAATATGACATTAATTAATGAACTTTTTAAAGGCGATATTAAATATCAGACAATTATTAAAAATATGTTTTCTTGATTTGATTTGTCGCTTTTAGTTAATAAAAATACAAACTATGATAGTATTATTAAGCCATTGTTAAATATTAGTAATAAGTTAGTTGATTTGCAACTTATTAATGAGTATGAAAATGTTGATAAACTTGGTCAAGATAAAAAATCTTGAACTTTACGGTTATTTTTTAATGATGCAAGAAAACAACTTACTGATGAAGATTTAAAAGAGCAATATGATTTATTTTTAAAAGCAATGAAAGATTTAAAAGTTATGGTGCGTTAA
- the pheS gene encoding phenylalanine--tRNA ligase subunit alpha: MTEQQLQELLVQAKKEVNECQDLDLLQTLKIKYLGKKSQLATLLGTMHNLKNEARIALGMIINVFKKEIISLFETQEKFLKQENLALELKSETIDVSLPVNSFLIANRHPLNLIICEISEIFQQLGYEIVQGQEVDTDEYNFERLNLAKNHPAREMQDSFYLDSNYLLRTHCTNVTARYLEKYKDASLPLAIVSIGNVYRRDDDDATHSHQFMQIDGFLVAPNISFANLKWTLNYLIKRLFNEESKMRLRPSYFPFTEPSVEVDVSCTKCAGSIGCSICKHTGWLEILGAGMISPNVFIKNNLVPSLQGFAFGIGIERIAMLKYGIEDIRHFYNNDYRFLKQFRNF, encoded by the coding sequence ATGACAGAACAACAATTACAGGAATTATTAGTGCAAGCAAAAAAAGAAGTTAATGAATGTCAAGATTTAGACCTTTTACAAACTTTAAAAATAAAATATTTAGGTAAAAAATCGCAATTAGCTACTTTGTTAGGAACGATGCATAATTTAAAAAATGAAGCAAGAATTGCTTTAGGAATGATTATTAATGTTTTTAAAAAGGAAATAATTAGTTTATTCGAAACTCAAGAAAAGTTTTTAAAGCAAGAAAATTTGGCATTAGAATTAAAATCAGAAACAATTGATGTTAGTTTACCAGTAAATAGTTTTTTGATTGCTAATCGCCATCCTTTAAATTTAATTATTTGTGAGATTAGTGAAATTTTTCAACAGTTAGGGTATGAAATTGTGCAAGGACAGGAAGTAGATACTGATGAATATAACTTTGAAAGATTAAATTTAGCTAAAAATCATCCAGCTCGTGAGATGCAAGATTCATTTTATTTAGATAGTAATTATTTGTTAAGAACACATTGTACTAATGTTACGGCTCGTTATTTAGAAAAATATAAAGATGCTTCTTTACCGTTAGCTATTGTTTCTATTGGTAATGTTTATCGTCGTGATGATGATGATGCTACTCATAGTCATCAGTTTATGCAAATTGATGGTTTTTTAGTTGCACCAAATATTTCCTTTGCTAACTTGAAATGAACTTTAAATTATTTAATTAAACGGTTATTTAACGAAGAAAGTAAAATGCGCTTGCGCCCCAGTTATTTTCCTTTTACGGAACCATCAGTTGAGGTGGATGTAAGTTGTACTAAGTGTGCTGGTAGTATTGGATGTAGTATTTGTAAACATACAGGGTGATTAGAAATTTTAGGTGCTGGAATGATTAGTCCGAATGTTTTTATTAAAAATAATCTTGTTCCTTCTTTACAAGGTTTTGCTTTTGGTATTGGTATTGAGCGGATTGCAATGTTAAAATATGGTATTGAAGATATTCGTCATTTTTATAATAATGACTATCGTTTTTTAAAGCAATTTAGAAATTTTTAG
- a CDS encoding MFS transporter, which translates to MKIWFAKMFAFMKPAKAKEQLTEDFLIKKYFKSHQERVFWIAIISYILYYFIRRQWSVVGNDLMNNGLMTRDIFSLVGMAMGLSYGVSKFVMGSVGDRSNARWFLGIGLILSSLMNFVMGWTVGTNITNIVLMMSSMALIGWFQGMGWPASARSMTNWFIPKEKQMRMTFWNTSHNFGTAIIAIIIIISHSLLEEYIGIAGYFILPSAIALVGGILICIFMKDRPESLGLLSVEEHYKKYYPEKLDIEVKKFVSANGSKNNLVEKNWFYYFKKYVLLNKNLWIIAFANLFIYVLRNGVSDWALSFFKEQHNFDVKNQGKWLWSIFEWMAVPGTILMGFTAKTIKGRLTPIMIAAIAITTLSIVGLWQAQYQSVWQIALFMGIAGFCIYGPVAFIGMQAIDLSNKRVVATAAGFTGIFGYFGDAVISKLVIGSGLQSLGNRWDATFIFLIVCGVSACMLLSLVWNKSYHDNENE; encoded by the coding sequence ATGAAAATTTGATTTGCAAAAATGTTTGCATTTATGAAACCAGCAAAAGCAAAAGAACAATTAACTGAAGATTTTTTAATTAAAAAATATTTTAAATCTCATCAAGAGCGAGTATTTTGAATAGCAATAATATCGTATATATTATATTATTTTATTAGAAGACAATGAAGTGTTGTTGGAAATGATTTAATGAATAATGGTTTAATGACGAGAGATATTTTTTCATTAGTTGGTATGGCAATGGGACTTAGTTATGGGGTTTCTAAATTTGTAATGGGTTCTGTTGGTGATCGTAGTAATGCGCGTTGATTCTTAGGAATTGGTTTAATTTTGTCATCATTAATGAATTTTGTAATGGGATGAACCGTGGGTACTAATATTACTAATATTGTATTAATGATGAGTTCAATGGCTTTAATTGGTTGATTTCAAGGAATGGGATGACCGGCTAGCGCTAGAAGTATGACTAATTGGTTTATTCCGAAAGAAAAACAAATGCGGATGACTTTCTGGAATACATCGCATAATTTTGGAACAGCAATAATTGCGATAATAATTATAATATCGCATTCATTATTAGAAGAATATATTGGTATTGCGGGTTACTTTATTTTGCCTAGTGCTATTGCTTTAGTTGGGGGAATATTAATTTGTATATTTATGAAAGACCGCCCTGAAAGTTTAGGTTTGTTATCAGTTGAAGAACATTATAAAAAGTATTACCCTGAAAAATTAGATATTGAAGTTAAAAAATTTGTTAGTGCTAATGGTAGTAAAAATAACCTTGTTGAAAAAAATTGATTTTATTATTTTAAAAAATATGTTTTATTAAATAAAAATTTGTGAATTATTGCTTTTGCTAATTTATTTATATATGTATTAAGAAATGGTGTTTCTGATTGAGCATTAAGTTTCTTTAAAGAACAGCATAATTTTGATGTTAAAAATCAAGGTAAATGATTATGAAGTATTTTTGAATGAATGGCAGTTCCAGGAACGATATTAATGGGATTTACCGCTAAAACAATTAAAGGAAGATTAACACCGATTATGATAGCAGCAATTGCGATTACGACATTATCAATTGTTGGTTTATGACAAGCTCAATATCAAAGTGTTTGACAAATTGCTCTCTTTATGGGAATTGCTGGTTTTTGTATTTATGGTCCAGTTGCGTTTATTGGGATGCAAGCGATAGATTTATCAAATAAAAGAGTTGTAGCGACAGCTGCTGGTTTTACGGGTATATTTGGTTATTTTGGTGATGCTGTGATATCTAAACTTGTTATTGGTTCGGGATTACAAAGTTTAGGTAATCGTTGGGATGCAACCTTTATATTTTTAATAGTTTGTGGTGTAAGTGCTTGTATGTTATTATCATTAGTATGAAATAAATCGTATCATGATAATGAAAATGAATAG
- a CDS encoding NAD(P)/FAD-dependent oxidoreductase, translating into MKKILIIGSGIVGLELAKELLAQSNNKITIIEKNQDVCSETSILNSNIIHMGFDATPGTLKAILGMQGHNIWKKRYLADKKANNEIIKYAPSQVLGFNEDDVKVLDRLFKQGIANGINSNLLTLNANLSSNKNVSKYLLGVDSYILNVKKYVTLLLKQWENNDRIKIIKNCSFVALTTKLFFDGHKNVIPSDFDLIINCAGHGAQFNIEETKNFSLSLRKGQYLVCENEDTIDVIYFLPPTSLGKGILVAPSFDNKIIIGPTAENHNDYHNHNTIDLKTETIQELMATGKKIKPDLNFSITGMFAGSRSIEAKNDFHIEWGSEKWINVVGISSPGLSASPAIAKYVVNMIQEKELKNKN; encoded by the coding sequence GTGAAAAAAATATTAATTATTGGTTCAGGAATTGTTGGACTTGAACTTGCAAAGGAATTATTAGCACAATCTAATAATAAAATAACAATTATTGAAAAAAATCAAGATGTTTGTTCCGAAACATCAATTTTAAATTCAAATATTATTCATATGGGTTTTGATGCAACACCAGGAACTTTAAAAGCAATTTTGGGAATGCAAGGTCATAATATTTGAAAAAAAAGATATCTGGCCGATAAAAAAGCTAATAATGAGATTATAAAATATGCTCCTTCACAAGTGTTGGGTTTTAATGAAGATGATGTTAAAGTATTAGATCGGCTTTTCAAGCAAGGAATTGCTAATGGTATTAATAGTAATTTGTTAACATTAAATGCAAATTTATCTAGTAATAAAAATGTTAGCAAATATTTATTAGGTGTTGATTCTTATATTTTAAATGTTAAGAAATATGTAACGCTATTGCTTAAACAATGAGAAAATAATGATCGCATTAAAATTATTAAAAATTGTAGTTTTGTGGCATTAACAACTAAATTATTTTTTGATGGTCATAAAAATGTTATCCCATCTGATTTTGATTTAATTATTAATTGTGCTGGTCATGGGGCTCAGTTTAATATTGAAGAAACAAAAAACTTTAGTTTGTCATTAAGAAAAGGTCAGTATTTAGTTTGTGAAAATGAAGATACTATTGATGTGATATATTTTTTACCACCAACTAGTTTAGGAAAGGGGATATTGGTTGCTCCAAGTTTTGATAATAAAATAATTATTGGTCCAACAGCAGAAAATCATAATGATTATCATAATCACAATACAATTGATTTAAAAACAGAAACTATTCAGGAATTAATGGCAACAGGTAAAAAAATAAAACCGGATTTAAATTTTAGCATTACGGGTATGTTTGCTGGTTCAAGGTCAATTGAAGCAAAAAATGATTTTCATATTGAATGGGGTTCTGAAAAATGAATTAATGTTGTTGGTATATCTAGTCCTGGTTTAAGTGCAAGTCCAGCGATTGCTAAATATGTTGTTAATATGATACAAGAAAAAGAATTAAAAAATAAAAATTAA
- a CDS encoding IS1/IS1595 family N-terminal zinc-binding domain-containing protein, translating to MIEVDNNYGKKIIQELVNTLTDDQFLEFYEKVKQQAELIKKQKRLNEIDQKFRAQGIKWSNCESYCCVKNGHNSEGKQKYLCKNCRASFDAFRNHFIYWSHLNYEQWNLLIQISLLGQSSKIISRFIKTTLKTAWYNRQKLMKSKQLENIQLKFKKLSGKIQIDETFIRLGT from the coding sequence ATGATAGAGGTGGATAATAATTATGGAAAAAAAATAATTCAAGAACTAGTAAATACTTTAACAGATGATCAATTTTTAGAATTTTATGAAAAAGTCAAACAACAAGCAGAATTAATAAAAAAACAAAAACGGTTAAATGAAATTGATCAAAAATTTAGAGCGCAAGGTATTAAATGATCTAACTGTGAATCTTACTGTTGCGTTAAAAATGGACATAATTCAGAAGGAAAACAAAAATATTTATGTAAAAATTGCCGTGCAAGTTTTGACGCTTTTCGTAATCATTTTATTTATTGAAGTCATTTAAATTATGAACAATGAAATTTATTGATTCAAATTTCATTGCTGGGGCAATCTAGTAAAATAATTTCTCGTTTTATTAAAACTACATTAAAAACTGCTTGATATAATCGTCAAAAATTAATGAAATCAAAACAATTAGAAAATATCCAATTAAAATTTAAAAAATTATCTGGTAAAATCCAAATCGATGAAACATTTATTAGACTTGGTACATAA
- a CDS encoding transposase family protein, which translates to MLDKYKDENEFYSLIGIKYKTFMKMVEILKEGEAKQKQIGGRPNKLSIEQRLLMTLEYWKEYSTYRIIAKKYNISHVSCIRNIFWVENTLIKNSHFHIPGKKILLENKGTTNNLLAIDATEIPIERIKKN; encoded by the coding sequence ATGTTAGATAAATACAAAGACGAAAACGAATTTTATAGTTTAATAGGCATAAAATATAAAACTTTCATGAAAATGGTAGAAATTTTAAAAGAAGGTGAAGCTAAACAAAAACAAATTGGTGGTAGACCAAATAAATTATCAATAGAGCAAAGATTACTTATGACTTTAGAATACTGAAAAGAATATAGTACATATCGTATTATTGCAAAAAAATATAATATTAGTCATGTTAGTTGTATTCGTAATATCTTTTGAGTTGAAAATACTCTAATAAAAAATAGTCACTTTCATATACCTGGCAAAAAGATATTATTAGAAAATAAGGGTACTACTAATAATTTATTAGCAATTGATGCTACAGAAATTCCAATTGAAAGAATTAAAAAAAACTAA
- a CDS encoding transposase family protein has protein sequence MFSGKKRQHSLKSQIIIDLFNNKIISVDFCYGSTHDYKLFLKSNTLINPKLELIADSGYQGLQNVHKNTLLPIKKSKNNPLNPDKKEYNSFLSKVRIVIEHVFARLKRFKILVYRYRNKIRRFGLRFNLISGIYNFELS, from the coding sequence TTATTTTCTGGTAAGAAAAGGCAACATTCATTAAAATCGCAAATAATTATTGATTTATTTAACAATAAAATTATTTCAGTAGATTTTTGTTATGGCAGTACTCATGATTATAAGTTATTTTTAAAATCAAATACACTTATAAATCCAAAATTAGAATTAATTGCCGATTCAGGATATCAAGGTTTGCAAAATGTTCATAAAAATACATTATTGCCAATTAAAAAGAGTAAAAATAATCCTTTAAATCCAGATAAAAAGGAATATAATAGCTTTTTAAGTAAAGTTAGAATTGTCATTGAACATGTTTTTGCTAGATTAAAAAGATTTAAAATACTAGTTTATCGTTATCGCAATAAGATTAGAAGATTTGGATTACGATTTAACTTAATTTCAGGAATATATAATTTTGAATTAAGCTAG